A part of Streptomyces sp. NBC_01235 genomic DNA contains:
- a CDS encoding UDP-glucose dehydrogenase family protein, protein MALKITVIGTGYLGATHAAAMAELGFEVLALDVVREKIEKLERGETPMYEPGLEELLRKHVGGFEGSSGRLRFTMDWAEVGAFGDVHFVCVNTPQKHGEYACDMSYVESAIASLAPHLTRPALVVGKSTVPVGSAERLARTIAELAPAGEDAELAWNPEFLREGFAVDDTLHPDRIVVGVRSERAEALLRQVYETPVGEGSPFIVTDFPTAELVKTSANSFLATKISFINAMAEVCEAAGGDVAKLAEAIGHDDRIGKKFLRAGIGFGGGCLPKDIRAFMARAGELGADQALTFLREIDSINMRQRGQMVELAREALGGGSFLGKRVAVLGATFKPDSDDVRDSPALNVAGQIHLQGGQVTVYDPKGMENARRVFPTLGYADSALEAVRGADAVLHLTEWREFRELDPAALGEVATTRLVLDGRNALDPVLWRKAGWTYRAMGRPTA, encoded by the coding sequence ATGGCCCTCAAGATCACCGTGATCGGCACCGGCTATCTCGGCGCCACACACGCCGCGGCCATGGCCGAGCTGGGCTTCGAGGTACTCGCTCTCGACGTCGTGCGGGAGAAGATCGAGAAGCTCGAGCGGGGTGAGACCCCGATGTACGAGCCCGGGCTCGAGGAGCTGCTGCGCAAGCACGTCGGCGGGTTCGAGGGGTCCAGCGGACGGCTGCGGTTCACGATGGACTGGGCCGAGGTGGGGGCCTTCGGCGACGTCCACTTCGTGTGCGTCAACACTCCGCAGAAGCACGGTGAGTACGCGTGCGACATGTCGTACGTCGAGTCCGCGATCGCGTCGCTCGCCCCGCATCTGACGCGTCCCGCTCTCGTCGTCGGCAAGTCGACCGTGCCGGTCGGGTCCGCCGAACGGCTCGCGCGGACGATCGCCGAGCTCGCGCCCGCCGGTGAGGACGCCGAGCTCGCCTGGAACCCGGAGTTCCTGCGGGAGGGGTTCGCCGTCGACGACACGCTGCATCCGGACCGGATCGTCGTGGGGGTGCGCAGCGAGCGGGCCGAGGCACTGCTGCGCCAGGTGTACGAGACCCCGGTCGGGGAAGGGTCGCCGTTCATCGTCACCGACTTCCCCACCGCCGAGCTGGTGAAGACCTCGGCGAACTCCTTCCTCGCCACCAAGATCTCCTTCATCAACGCGATGGCGGAGGTGTGCGAGGCCGCCGGGGGCGACGTCGCCAAGCTGGCCGAGGCGATCGGGCACGACGACCGGATCGGGAAGAAGTTCCTGCGGGCCGGGATCGGCTTCGGCGGCGGGTGTCTGCCCAAGGACATCCGGGCGTTCATGGCGCGTGCCGGTGAGCTCGGGGCCGACCAGGCGCTGACCTTCCTGCGCGAGATCGACTCCATCAACATGCGTCAGCGCGGGCAGATGGTGGAGCTGGCCCGGGAGGCGCTGGGGGGCGGGTCCTTCCTGGGGAAGCGGGTCGCCGTGCTCGGCGCCACCTTCAAGCCCGACTCGGACGACGTCCGGGACTCGCCCGCCCTGAACGTCGCCGGGCAGATACATCTGCAGGGCGGGCAGGTCACGGTGTACGACCCGAAGGGGATGGAGAACGCCCGCCGGGTCTTTCCGACGCTCGGGTACGCCGACTCGGCCCTGGAAGCCGTACGGGGCGCCGACGCCGTCCTGCACCTCACCGAGTGGCGGGAGTTCCGCGAGCTGGATCCGGCGGCGCTCGGCGAGGTCGCGACGACCCGGCTGGTCCTCGACGGGCGCAACGCGCTCGACCCCGTGCTGTGGCGCAAGGCCGGGTGGACGTACCGGGCGATGGGGCGTCCTACCGCCTGA
- a CDS encoding CGNR zinc finger domain-containing protein codes for MSERSAAPGDLALVESLVNTLDIESGADALDTAEVRARFGLAEDEVEQARELRESLRVALLAHAGHPPHREVTPLGELLASAPLLLTVDEHDGSARLAPAQAEETPLLARTAAAVAQALVAGTWTRLKACEAADCHWAYYDRSPAGRGRWCSMEVCGARAKMRRYRAK; via the coding sequence ATGAGTGAGAGATCGGCCGCGCCCGGGGACCTGGCCCTCGTCGAGTCCCTGGTGAACACGCTGGACATCGAGTCGGGCGCCGACGCGCTGGACACGGCGGAGGTCCGGGCGCGGTTCGGGCTCGCCGAGGACGAGGTGGAGCAGGCCCGCGAGCTGCGCGAGTCCCTGCGCGTGGCCCTCCTGGCCCACGCCGGCCACCCCCCGCACCGCGAGGTGACCCCACTGGGCGAGCTGCTGGCGTCGGCCCCCCTGCTGCTGACGGTCGACGAGCACGACGGCTCGGCCCGTCTCGCTCCCGCGCAGGCAGAGGAGACCCCGCTGCTCGCCCGTACGGCCGCCGCGGTGGCGCAGGCGCTGGTCGCGGGCACCTGGACCCGGCTGAAGGCCTGCGAGGCCGCCGACTGCCACTGGGCGTACTACGACCGCAGCCCGGCCGGCCGGGGCCGCTGGTGCTCGATGGAGGTGTGCGGGGCGCGCGCCAAGATGCGCCGGTACCGGGCGAAGTAG
- a CDS encoding VOC family protein, whose product MALAKLGVVVLDCPDPGALAGFYAEVLGGSVEGEGDWVDVKVPGGQSLAFQAAPGFVPPAWPAPERSQQFHLDLTVDDLDAAEKGVLALGAKPLDAQDRSRGWRVYADPAGHPFCLCSC is encoded by the coding sequence ATGGCTCTCGCCAAGCTGGGTGTCGTCGTCCTGGACTGTCCCGACCCGGGTGCGCTGGCCGGGTTCTACGCCGAGGTGCTGGGCGGCAGCGTGGAGGGGGAGGGTGACTGGGTGGATGTGAAGGTGCCCGGCGGTCAGTCGCTGGCCTTCCAGGCCGCCCCCGGGTTCGTGCCGCCCGCGTGGCCCGCACCCGAGCGCTCGCAGCAGTTCCACCTGGACCTGACGGTCGACGACCTGGACGCCGCCGAGAAGGGCGTCCTCGCGCTGGGCGCGAAGCCGCTGGACGCGCAGGACCGCTCGCGTGGCTGGCGTGTGTACGCGGATCCGGCGGGGCACCCGTTCTGTCTGTGCAGCTGCTGA
- a CDS encoding VOC family protein, translating into MAPVAHFRSVVLDCPDPRALAEFYAAVLGGTPEAEDGEEDWIVLPVPGGPRIAFQQVEGYTPPEWPRADRNPQQFHLDLNGGATWAEIDAAHERVLALGARPLDLEDREKKDFQVYADPAGHPFCLCRIDHP; encoded by the coding sequence ATGGCTCCCGTCGCCCATTTCCGTTCCGTCGTCCTCGACTGTCCCGACCCCCGCGCGCTCGCCGAGTTCTACGCGGCGGTCCTGGGCGGTACGCCCGAGGCCGAGGACGGGGAGGAGGACTGGATCGTCCTGCCGGTCCCCGGCGGTCCCCGGATCGCGTTCCAGCAGGTGGAGGGCTACACCCCGCCGGAGTGGCCGCGCGCCGACCGCAACCCTCAGCAGTTCCACCTCGACCTGAACGGCGGTGCCACCTGGGCGGAGATCGACGCGGCCCATGAGCGGGTGCTGGCGCTGGGCGCGCGTCCGCTGGATCTGGAGGACCGGGAGAAGAAGGACTTCCAGGTGTACGCCGATCCGGCGGGGCATCCGTTCTGCCTCTGCCGGATCGATCACCCCTGA
- a CDS encoding dipeptidase, translated as MADLQDELHTLPEAGDHDKAHHAAQAVSRTPDPPIPADADGQADELERARALLAAHPVADGYSGLPWALRHLPWYDLQLGESAVDTDVPRLREGHVGALLWSLHLPEGLAADRAVGATLEQLDLVRSVIAAHPEGLRLARSAGQVIDARNCGRVAVVLGPAAAAALDDSLAILRVLHSLGLRVLTLAGTSWASAAGLTRFGEEVVREMNRLGVLADLSGASDTTVRRTLTLSRTPVLCTRSAARALRPHPDNLPDELLAELGAAKGLCLVPLTAEQTGPSVRDVADHLDHVRAIAGPDSVGLSGTYDSGTAHPQGLADASGYPHLIAELLRRGWPDTDISLLTWGNVQRVLRTADFAARAAQERREPSPVRIAHLDG; from the coding sequence ATGGCCGACCTCCAGGACGAACTGCACACCCTCCCCGAGGCCGGCGACCACGACAAGGCGCACCATGCGGCGCAGGCGGTTTCCCGCACCCCAGACCCCCCGATCCCGGCCGACGCCGACGGCCAGGCCGACGAGCTGGAGCGGGCCCGCGCCCTCCTCGCCGCGCACCCCGTCGCCGACGGCTACAGCGGACTGCCCTGGGCCCTGCGTCACCTGCCCTGGTACGACCTCCAGCTCGGCGAGAGCGCCGTCGACACGGACGTGCCCCGGCTGCGCGAGGGCCACGTCGGCGCCCTGCTGTGGTCGCTGCACCTGCCCGAGGGCCTCGCCGCCGACCGGGCCGTCGGCGCCACCCTGGAGCAGCTGGACCTCGTCCGGTCGGTGATAGCCGCTCACCCCGAGGGGCTGCGGCTCGCACGCAGCGCCGGGCAGGTCATCGACGCCCGCAACTGCGGCCGCGTCGCCGTCGTCCTGGGCCCGGCCGCGGCCGCCGCGCTCGACGACTCCCTCGCCATCCTGCGCGTGCTGCACTCTCTCGGCCTGCGCGTCCTCACCCTCGCCGGCACCTCCTGGGCGAGCGCGGCGGGCCTGACCCGGTTCGGCGAGGAGGTCGTACGCGAGATGAACCGGCTCGGTGTGCTCGCCGACCTCTCCGGCGCCTCCGACACCACGGTCCGCCGCACCCTCACGCTCTCCAGGACGCCGGTCCTGTGCACCCGATCGGCCGCCCGCGCGCTGCGCCCCCACCCCGACAACCTGCCCGACGAACTGCTCGCCGAGCTGGGCGCGGCCAAGGGCCTGTGCCTGGTGCCGCTGACCGCCGAGCAGACCGGCCCGAGCGTCCGGGACGTCGCCGACCACCTCGACCACGTCCGTGCGATCGCCGGCCCGGACAGCGTCGGCCTGTCCGGCACGTACGACTCCGGCACCGCCCACCCGCAGGGCCTCGCCGACGCCTCCGGCTACCCGCACCTGATCGCCGAACTCCTCCGCCGCGGCTGGCCGGACACCGACATCTCCCTGCTGACCTGGGGAAACGTGCAGCGTGTCCTGCGCACGGCCGACTTCGCGGCCCGGGCGGCACAGGAACGCCGGGAGCCGTCGCCGGTACGGATCGCGCACCTGGACGGCTGA
- a CDS encoding Txe/YoeB family addiction module toxin has translation MRSVHFDPAVWEDFLFRLGPDRRTARRITELIGEIQRDPFTGIGKPEPLKGDLSGYWSRRIDDEHRLVFRADDKELKILKARYHCHD, from the coding sequence GTGAGGAGCGTCCACTTCGACCCGGCCGTCTGGGAGGACTTCCTGTTCCGGCTCGGTCCGGACCGCAGGACGGCTCGTCGGATCACCGAGCTGATCGGCGAGATCCAGCGCGATCCGTTCACAGGTATCGGCAAGCCCGAGCCGCTCAAGGGTGACCTGTCCGGCTACTGGTCCCGTCGGATCGATGACGAGCACCGGCTGGTTTTCCGGGCGGACGACAAGGAACTCAAGATCCTCAAGGCCCGTTACCACTGCCACGACTGA
- a CDS encoding type II toxin-antitoxin system Phd/YefM family antitoxin: MTISASEARRDLFPLIKRVNQDHTPVRISSKGGDAVLMSADDYESWQETVHLLRSPANARRLMEAVARDEAGAVTVGKSIEELRDLAGDE; the protein is encoded by the coding sequence ATGACCATAAGCGCCAGTGAAGCCCGTCGGGACTTGTTCCCCCTCATCAAGCGCGTCAACCAAGACCACACGCCGGTGCGCATCAGCTCCAAGGGCGGTGACGCCGTGCTGATGTCCGCGGACGACTACGAATCCTGGCAGGAGACCGTCCACCTGCTGCGTTCCCCTGCGAACGCGCGGCGCCTCATGGAAGCCGTCGCCCGGGACGAGGCGGGTGCGGTGACGGTCGGCAAGTCCATCGAGGAACTGCGGGACCTGGCGGGGGACGAGTGA
- a CDS encoding dipeptidase: protein MTEPTSLDAARELLREFPVVDGHNDLPWALREQVRYDLDARDIATPQHAHLHTDIPRLRAGGVGAQYWSVYVRSDLPDAVPATLEQIDCVRQLLARHPADLRAALTAADMEAARAEGRIASLMGAEGGHSIANSLGTLRGLYALGVRYMTLTHNDNVDWADSATDEPGVGGLSAFGREVVREMNREGMLVDLSHVAATTMRDALDTSTAPVIFSHSSSRAVCDHPRNIPDDVLERLPANGGMAMVTFVPKFVLQAAVDWTAAADDNMRAHGFHHLATTPEAMKVHRAFEETNPRPIATVATVADHLDHMREAAGIDHLGIGGDYDGTAFTPDGLDDVSGYPNLIAELLDRGWSKPDLAKLTWQNAVRVLGAAEDVARDLRTTRAPSNATIGSLDG, encoded by the coding sequence GTGACGGAGCCGACCTCCCTGGACGCCGCCCGCGAACTCCTGCGCGAGTTCCCGGTCGTCGACGGCCACAACGACCTGCCCTGGGCGCTGCGCGAACAGGTCCGCTACGACCTCGACGCCCGCGACATCGCCACGCCCCAGCACGCCCACCTGCACACGGACATCCCCCGGCTGCGCGCGGGCGGCGTCGGCGCGCAGTACTGGTCTGTGTACGTGCGCTCGGACCTGCCCGACGCGGTCCCGGCGACACTGGAGCAGATCGACTGCGTACGGCAGCTGCTCGCCCGCCACCCGGCCGACCTGCGCGCCGCGCTCACCGCCGCCGACATGGAGGCGGCGCGCGCGGAGGGCCGTATCGCCTCGCTCATGGGCGCCGAGGGCGGCCACTCCATCGCCAACTCGCTCGGCACCCTGCGCGGTCTGTACGCGCTCGGGGTGCGCTACATGACGCTCACCCACAACGACAACGTGGACTGGGCGGACTCCGCGACCGACGAGCCCGGGGTCGGCGGCCTGTCGGCCTTCGGCCGTGAGGTCGTGCGCGAGATGAACCGCGAGGGCATGCTGGTCGACCTCTCGCACGTGGCGGCGACGACGATGCGCGACGCGCTGGACACCTCGACCGCCCCGGTGATCTTCTCGCACTCCTCCTCCCGGGCCGTCTGCGATCACCCCCGCAACATCCCGGACGACGTCCTGGAACGCCTGCCGGCCAACGGCGGCATGGCGATGGTGACGTTCGTGCCGAAGTTCGTTCTCCAGGCGGCGGTCGACTGGACGGCCGCGGCCGACGACAACATGCGCGCCCACGGCTTCCACCACCTGGCCACCACCCCCGAGGCGATGAAGGTCCACCGGGCCTTCGAGGAGACGAACCCCCGCCCGATCGCCACCGTCGCCACGGTCGCCGACCACCTCGACCACATGCGCGAGGCCGCCGGCATCGACCACCTCGGCATCGGCGGCGACTACGACGGCACGGCCTTCACCCCCGACGGCCTGGACGACGTCTCCGGCTATCCCAACCTGATCGCGGAACTCCTCGACCGCGGCTGGTCCAAGCCGGACCTCGCCAAGCTGACCTGGCAGAACGCGGTGCGCGTCCTGGGCGCGGCGGAGGACGTCGCCCGCGACCTCCGGACGACACGCGCGCCCTCCAACGCGACGATCGGGTCGCTGGACGGCTGA
- the purE gene encoding 5-(carboxyamino)imidazole ribonucleotide mutase, which translates to MSPVVGIVMGSDSDWPVMEAAAQALDEFEIDYEVDVVSAHRMPREMIAYGEQAHGRGLKVIIAGAGGAAHLPGMLASVTPLPVIGVPVPLKYLDGMDSLLSIVQMPAGVPVATVSVGGARNAGLLAARILATQDEELLARMREFQQELNDQATEKGKRLRAKVEGSNGFGFGK; encoded by the coding sequence ATGAGCCCTGTCGTAGGCATTGTCATGGGGTCGGACTCCGACTGGCCCGTCATGGAGGCCGCCGCCCAGGCCCTCGACGAGTTCGAGATCGACTACGAGGTCGACGTCGTCTCCGCCCACCGCATGCCGCGCGAGATGATCGCGTACGGCGAGCAGGCGCACGGGCGCGGGCTCAAGGTGATCATCGCGGGCGCCGGCGGCGCGGCCCACCTTCCCGGCATGCTCGCCTCCGTGACCCCGCTGCCCGTCATCGGCGTCCCCGTGCCCCTGAAGTACCTGGACGGCATGGACAGCCTGCTGTCGATCGTGCAGATGCCGGCCGGTGTCCCCGTCGCCACGGTCTCGGTCGGCGGCGCCCGCAACGCGGGACTGCTCGCCGCCCGCATCCTCGCCACCCAGGACGAGGAGCTGCTCGCCCGCATGCGGGAGTTCCAGCAGGAGCTCAACGACCAGGCCACCGAGAAGGGCAAGCGCCTGCGTGCCAAGGTCGAGGGCTCGAACGGCTTCGGCTTCGGGAAGTGA
- a CDS encoding 5-(carboxyamino)imidazole ribonucleotide synthase — protein MTFPVVGMVGGGQLARMTHEAGIPLGIRFKLLSDTPQDSAAQVVSDVVVGDYRDLDTLREFARGCDVITFDHEHVPTEHLRALEADGIPVRPGPDALVHAQDKGVMRAELDAIGVPCPRHRIVTDPADVAAFAAEGDGFPVVLKTVRGGYDGKGVWVVDSVAEAEDPFRAGVPVLAEEKVDYVRELAANVVRSPHGQAVAYPVVESQQVGGVCDTVIAPAPGLDEALALRAEELALRIAKELDVVGHLAVELFQTRDGRILVNELAMRPHNSGHWTQDGAITSQFANHVRAVLDLPLGDPRPRAKWTVMVNVLGGDYPDMYSAYLHCMARDPQLKIHMYGKDVKPGRKVGHVNTYGDDLDDVLERARHAAGYLKGTITE, from the coding sequence GTGACGTTCCCGGTAGTCGGCATGGTCGGCGGGGGCCAGCTCGCTCGTATGACACACGAGGCAGGCATCCCGCTCGGCATCAGGTTCAAGCTCCTCAGTGACACCCCACAGGATTCCGCGGCGCAGGTCGTGAGCGATGTCGTCGTCGGCGACTACCGCGATCTCGACACGCTGCGTGAGTTCGCGCGCGGGTGCGATGTGATCACTTTCGATCACGAACATGTCCCCACCGAGCACCTCAGGGCTTTGGAGGCGGACGGCATTCCCGTCCGCCCGGGCCCCGACGCGCTGGTGCACGCCCAGGACAAGGGGGTGATGCGCGCGGAGCTCGACGCGATCGGCGTCCCGTGCCCGAGGCACAGGATCGTGACCGACCCGGCGGACGTCGCCGCGTTCGCCGCCGAGGGCGACGGCTTCCCGGTGGTCCTGAAGACCGTCCGGGGCGGCTACGACGGCAAGGGCGTGTGGGTCGTCGACAGCGTGGCGGAGGCCGAGGACCCCTTCCGCGCGGGCGTGCCCGTCCTGGCGGAGGAGAAGGTCGACTACGTCCGCGAGCTCGCCGCCAACGTCGTGCGCTCCCCGCACGGCCAGGCGGTCGCGTACCCGGTGGTCGAGTCGCAGCAGGTGGGCGGCGTCTGCGACACCGTCATAGCCCCGGCCCCCGGCCTGGACGAGGCCCTCGCCCTGCGCGCCGAGGAGCTGGCCCTGCGTATCGCCAAGGAACTGGACGTGGTCGGCCACCTCGCGGTCGAGCTCTTCCAGACCCGCGACGGCCGCATCCTCGTCAACGAGCTGGCGATGCGCCCCCACAACTCGGGCCACTGGACGCAGGACGGCGCGATCACGAGCCAGTTCGCCAACCATGTCCGGGCGGTCCTGGACCTCCCGCTGGGCGACCCGCGCCCGCGGGCGAAGTGGACGGTCATGGTCAACGTCCTCGGCGGCGACTACCCGGACATGTACTCCGCGTACCTGCACTGCATGGCCCGCGACCCCCAGCTGAAGATCCACATGTACGGCAAGGACGTGAAGCCCGGCCGCAAGGTCGGCCACGTCAACACCTACGGCGACGACCTGGACGACGTGCTGGAGCGCGCCCGTCACGCTGCCGGCTACCTCAAGGGAACGATCACCGAATGA
- a CDS encoding GtrA family protein — MAHGSSGLKRLVRELAKFGAVGGAGVLVNLGVFNLVRHLTDLQVVRASVIATVVSIVFNYVGFRYFTYRDRDKSGRTKELTLFLLFSAVGLVIENGLLFAATYGFGWDSPLQNNVSKFVGIGIATLFRFWSYRTWVFRTLPAKEAVASAESFLAVAEQSRKPAPQPTATRP, encoded by the coding sequence ATGGCGCATGGTTCCTCGGGGCTGAAGAGGCTCGTCCGTGAGCTCGCGAAGTTCGGAGCCGTGGGCGGTGCCGGGGTGCTGGTCAACCTCGGTGTGTTCAACCTCGTCCGGCATCTCACCGACCTCCAGGTGGTGCGGGCGAGCGTCATAGCGACCGTCGTGTCCATCGTCTTCAACTACGTCGGGTTCCGCTACTTCACCTACCGTGACCGCGACAAGAGCGGGCGTACGAAGGAACTGACGCTGTTCCTGCTGTTCAGCGCGGTGGGCCTGGTGATCGAGAACGGGTTGCTGTTCGCGGCGACGTACGGGTTCGGGTGGGACAGCCCGCTGCAGAACAACGTGTCCAAGTTCGTCGGGATCGGGATCGCGACGCTGTTCCGGTTCTGGTCCTACCGGACGTGGGTGTTCCGGACGCTGCCCGCGAAGGAGGCGGTGGCCAGCGCGGAGTCGTTCCTCGCGGTGGCGGAGCAGTCCAGGAAGCCGGCGCCGCAGCCGACGGCCACGCGGCCCTGA
- a CDS encoding ATP-binding protein has protein sequence MRRRLIQSTLAVVLVVIAVFGVSLVIVETRTISNSAQERVDSEALRLASIVDSRLVGSENITAEILRDQVTQDRYAEIRIPGRPAIEVGNKPQGDVIRSTADGEEGETVLVQEPRSTVTREVGRTLLIIALVALLAVIAAVLLAIRQANRLASPLTDLAETAERLGSGDPRPRHKRYGVPELDRVADVLDSSAERIARMLTAERRLAADASHQLRTPLTALSMRLEEITLTDDPDTVKEEATIALTQVERLTDVVERLLTNARDPRTGSAVTFDLDEVIQQQLAEWRPAYRGVGRAIVSSGKRHLRAVGTPGAVAQVLAALIENSLMHGGGTVALRTRVTGNQAVVEVTDEGPGVPADLGARIFERTISGRNSTGIGLAVARDLAEADGGRLEMLQAQPPVFGLFLSRTAPQKRTTPDEEPTVR, from the coding sequence ATGCGCCGTCGACTGATCCAGTCCACCCTCGCCGTCGTGCTCGTCGTCATCGCCGTCTTCGGGGTGTCCCTCGTCATCGTCGAGACCCGCACCATCAGCAACAGCGCCCAGGAGCGGGTGGACTCCGAGGCGCTGCGGCTGGCCAGCATCGTGGACAGCCGGCTGGTGGGCTCGGAGAACATCACCGCCGAGATACTGCGCGACCAGGTCACGCAGGACCGTTACGCCGAGATCCGCATCCCCGGCCGGCCGGCCATCGAGGTCGGCAACAAGCCCCAGGGTGACGTCATCAGGTCGACGGCCGACGGCGAGGAGGGCGAGACCGTCCTGGTCCAGGAGCCGCGCTCCACGGTCACCCGGGAGGTCGGCCGGACCCTGCTGATCATCGCCCTGGTGGCGCTGCTCGCGGTGATCGCGGCGGTGCTGCTGGCCATCCGCCAGGCCAACCGCCTCGCCTCCCCGCTGACCGACCTCGCCGAGACGGCCGAACGCCTGGGCTCGGGCGACCCCCGCCCCCGCCACAAGCGGTACGGCGTCCCCGAGCTCGACCGGGTCGCCGACGTCCTCGACTCCTCCGCGGAACGCATCGCCCGCATGCTCACCGCCGAACGCCGACTGGCGGCGGACGCCTCCCACCAGCTGCGCACCCCCCTGACCGCCCTCTCCATGCGCTTGGAGGAGATCACCCTCACCGATGACCCGGACACGGTGAAGGAGGAGGCGACGATCGCGTTGACGCAGGTGGAGCGCCTGACGGACGTCGTGGAGCGCCTGCTGACCAACGCCCGGGACCCGCGCACCGGCTCGGCGGTCACCTTCGACCTCGACGAGGTCATCCAGCAGCAGCTCGCCGAGTGGCGTCCCGCCTACCGCGGGGTGGGCCGGGCCATCGTCAGCTCCGGCAAACGCCATCTGCGGGCGGTGGGCACGCCCGGCGCGGTCGCCCAGGTGCTGGCCGCCCTGATCGAGAACTCCCTCATGCACGGCGGCGGCACGGTGGCCCTGCGCACCCGCGTCACCGGCAACCAGGCCGTGGTCGAGGTGACGGACGAGGGCCCCGGTGTCCCCGCCGACCTGGGCGCCCGCATCTTCGAGCGCACGATCAGCGGCCGCAACTCCACGGGCATCGGCCTGGCCGTCGCCCGCGACCTCGCGGAGGCCGACGGCGGCCGCCTGGAGATGCTGCAGGCCCAGCCCCCGGTCTTCGGCCTGTTCCTGTCCCGTACGGCCCCCCAGAAACGGACGACGCCGGACGAGGAGCCGACCGTCAGGTAG
- a CDS encoding response regulator transcription factor codes for MTRVLLAEDDASISEPLARALRREGYEVEVREDGPTALDAGMQGGVDLVVLDLGLPGMDGLEVARRLRSEGHAIPILILTARADEVDTVVGLDAGADDYVTKPFRLAELLARVRALLRRGAAEPQQPPATHGVRIDVESHRAWMGDEELQLTAKEFDLLRVLVRDAGRVVTRDQLMREVWDTTWWSSTKTLDMHISWLRKKLGDDAANPRYIATVRGVGFRFEKS; via the coding sequence ATGACCCGTGTACTGCTCGCCGAGGACGACGCGTCCATCTCGGAGCCCCTGGCCCGCGCCCTGCGCCGGGAAGGGTACGAGGTCGAGGTGCGTGAGGACGGCCCCACCGCGCTCGACGCCGGAATGCAGGGCGGCGTCGACCTGGTCGTGCTGGACCTCGGGCTGCCCGGCATGGACGGTCTGGAGGTGGCCCGCCGGCTGCGCTCCGAGGGCCACGCCATTCCGATCCTCATCCTGACCGCGCGCGCCGACGAGGTGGACACCGTCGTCGGTCTGGACGCGGGCGCCGACGACTACGTCACCAAGCCCTTTCGACTGGCCGAGCTCCTCGCCCGCGTCCGGGCCCTGCTGCGGCGCGGCGCCGCCGAACCGCAGCAGCCGCCCGCCACCCACGGCGTGCGCATCGACGTCGAGTCGCACCGCGCCTGGATGGGCGACGAGGAACTCCAGCTGACCGCCAAGGAGTTCGACCTCCTTCGGGTCCTCGTCCGGGACGCCGGCCGGGTCGTCACCCGCGACCAGCTGATGCGCGAGGTCTGGGACACCACGTGGTGGTCGTCGACCAAGACACTGGACATGCACATCTCCTGGCTGCGCAAGAAGCTCGGCGACGACGCGGCGAACCCCCGCTACATCGCCACGGTGCGCGGAGTGGGCTTCCGCTTCGAGAAGAGTTGA